One part of the Bacteroidia bacterium genome encodes these proteins:
- a CDS encoding ThuA domain-containing protein yields the protein MKKTILLLLGILLFSLSGCNNQRSGNPKLLVFSKTAGFVHSSIPAGIAAIQKLGQEHNFSVDTTSQAEYFEEDNLKQYSAVVFLNTTGNILDPKQEAAFERFIQAGGGFVGVHAATDTEYSWGWYGKLVGAYFKSHPRTQKANFLIEDKNFGATNFFQETSWTRTDELYNFKKMNPDVKVLVAIDESSYEGGENGDNHPMSWYHEYDGGRAFYTALGHTEESYTEENYLKHLLGGIQYAIGDNRELDYSKAHSQFPPDADRFSKVKLSSGEFNEPTEMTILPNFDVLIAERKGRLWWFNNETKELKQVADMNVYYKANVPGVNAEEGFMGLQKDPNYAENNWVYAYYSPLGDESVNRLSRFTFKEGVWDMDSEQKILDVWSQRDICCHTGGSITFGPGGLLYLSTGDNSTPFDEAGAPYVNNGYAPLNDLPGKEQYDARRSSGNTNDLRGKIIRIKVNEDGSYDIPEGNLFPKGMEKTRAEIYTMGHRNPYRISVDPKNGYLYWGEVGPDSREDNFETRGPRGYDEMNQAKEAGNYGWPYFVANNKAYVDYDYSNGNSGITFDPKAPINESANNTGLKDLPAAKAAYIYYDYGQSQDFPETAAGGRNAMAGPIYYSDLYPGHNKLPDYYDGKVIIYDWIRGWMKAVHLFPNGDFNKMEAFAEEIQLNNLIDMELGPDGRIYLLEYGTTWFKANDDSGLSFIEYNGGNRPPVIDEISLDKSTGQLPLTVKVEVDARDREKDPVTYIFDFGDGNTEESNEAGISHTYEKAGDYKISVSVKDDQGATVESEKLSISAGNTRPELAINIEGGNSSFFLPGVPINYSVSVNDPEDGSTGIDESRIYVSVDYMEGFDEASLSLGHQQLSEAAQGEAVALSLDCKACHKAQEKSVGPSYEAIALKYEKDPQAAKYLREQIINGSSGVWGDKVMPAHPDLESLSVNQIVAYIQSLAGEKNKKPSLPAKGSYTPEASQANKVLVMTASYTDQGGTEAKPLTGIKKIALKSSSIGFTEDTPNQGFRHVKFGEMNLLIAPRDGGWFAVEDIDLTGVRSSNLLLGWQNAPDKGMKFELRLGAADGEVIGKGGFAKPASGAQGAMVNIKLTKELTGSQSLYFVYAPSEGEKIKEGMFTAVSSLSFSGK from the coding sequence ATGAAAAAGACCATTCTACTCCTGCTGGGAATTCTCCTCTTCAGCCTTAGTGGCTGCAACAATCAGAGATCAGGAAATCCCAAGCTGCTAGTCTTCAGCAAAACAGCAGGTTTCGTTCATTCTTCCATTCCCGCAGGTATAGCTGCGATTCAAAAACTTGGACAAGAACACAACTTCAGCGTAGACACGACTTCTCAGGCTGAATATTTCGAGGAAGATAATCTCAAACAATATTCAGCTGTCGTTTTCCTCAATACTACCGGCAATATTCTGGACCCTAAACAGGAAGCCGCATTCGAACGCTTTATCCAGGCAGGTGGTGGCTTTGTAGGAGTTCATGCTGCAACGGATACTGAATACAGCTGGGGCTGGTATGGAAAACTGGTCGGTGCCTATTTCAAAAGTCACCCAAGAACTCAAAAAGCAAACTTTCTGATTGAGGATAAAAATTTTGGAGCAACCAACTTCTTCCAGGAAACTTCCTGGACCAGAACCGATGAGCTCTACAATTTCAAAAAGATGAATCCAGATGTTAAGGTGCTGGTAGCAATAGATGAAAGTTCCTATGAGGGAGGAGAGAATGGAGATAACCATCCCATGAGTTGGTACCACGAATACGATGGTGGCAGAGCTTTTTATACAGCTCTTGGACATACAGAAGAAAGTTATACAGAAGAAAATTATCTCAAACACCTTTTAGGTGGGATTCAATATGCGATAGGAGATAATCGTGAACTCGATTATAGCAAAGCCCACTCTCAATTTCCTCCGGATGCAGATCGCTTTAGTAAAGTCAAGCTGTCCAGTGGGGAATTTAACGAGCCAACAGAAATGACCATCCTTCCTAATTTCGATGTATTGATTGCGGAAAGAAAAGGTCGCCTTTGGTGGTTCAATAATGAGACAAAGGAGTTGAAGCAGGTAGCGGATATGAATGTCTATTATAAAGCCAATGTTCCCGGGGTAAATGCAGAAGAAGGATTCATGGGGCTTCAAAAGGACCCAAATTATGCGGAGAATAATTGGGTTTATGCTTATTATTCTCCTCTGGGAGATGAGTCTGTAAACCGTCTTTCCCGCTTTACCTTCAAAGAAGGTGTCTGGGACATGGATTCAGAACAAAAAATTCTGGATGTTTGGAGCCAAAGAGATATTTGTTGCCATACGGGTGGTTCCATCACTTTTGGGCCAGGCGGTTTGCTCTACCTTTCTACCGGAGATAATTCGACTCCTTTTGATGAAGCGGGAGCTCCATATGTCAACAATGGATATGCACCTCTCAATGACTTGCCGGGCAAAGAACAGTATGATGCACGTAGATCTTCCGGTAATACCAACGACCTGCGAGGCAAGATCATCAGAATCAAAGTAAATGAGGATGGTTCTTATGACATTCCCGAAGGCAACCTTTTCCCCAAAGGAATGGAAAAGACCCGAGCTGAAATTTATACCATGGGCCACAGAAACCCTTACCGTATTTCGGTCGATCCCAAAAATGGCTATCTGTATTGGGGAGAAGTAGGTCCCGATTCGCGAGAAGATAATTTTGAGACCAGAGGTCCCAGAGGTTATGATGAAATGAACCAGGCCAAAGAAGCCGGAAACTATGGCTGGCCCTATTTCGTCGCCAACAACAAAGCCTATGTAGATTATGATTATAGCAATGGCAACTCGGGCATTACTTTCGACCCTAAAGCTCCCATCAATGAATCCGCTAATAATACCGGACTCAAAGATTTGCCTGCTGCAAAAGCAGCCTATATCTATTATGATTATGGACAATCTCAGGATTTTCCGGAAACAGCAGCCGGAGGAAGAAATGCAATGGCTGGGCCGATCTATTATTCAGATCTCTATCCCGGACATAATAAATTGCCTGACTACTACGATGGCAAGGTAATTATATACGACTGGATCAGGGGTTGGATGAAAGCCGTTCACCTATTCCCTAATGGCGACTTCAATAAAATGGAAGCCTTCGCTGAGGAAATCCAACTCAATAATCTTATTGACATGGAACTGGGACCAGACGGAAGAATCTATTTGCTTGAATATGGAACCACCTGGTTTAAAGCCAATGATGATTCCGGCTTGAGCTTTATAGAGTACAATGGAGGAAATCGTCCACCTGTCATTGATGAGATTAGTTTGGATAAAAGCACAGGACAACTTCCCCTAACAGTAAAAGTAGAAGTTGATGCGAGGGATAGAGAAAAAGATCCGGTGACATACATCTTTGATTTTGGAGATGGTAATACAGAAGAAAGTAATGAGGCAGGCATTTCTCACACTTATGAAAAAGCGGGAGACTATAAGATCAGCGTTTCTGTAAAAGACGATCAGGGAGCTACTGTCGAAAGTGAAAAGCTTTCAATTTCAGCTGGAAATACACGGCCGGAACTGGCGATCAATATAGAAGGCGGAAATTCCTCATTCTTTTTGCCGGGTGTCCCGATCAATTATAGCGTTTCAGTCAATGATCCCGAAGATGGAAGTACGGGTATAGATGAGTCCCGGATTTATGTTTCCGTTGATTATATGGAAGGTTTTGATGAAGCTTCCCTTTCACTGGGTCATCAGCAACTTTCGGAAGCCGCGCAAGGAGAGGCCGTTGCCTTATCTCTGGATTGTAAGGCTTGTCATAAAGCCCAGGAAAAATCAGTCGGCCCTAGCTATGAAGCGATTGCCCTGAAATATGAGAAGGACCCTCAGGCAGCTAAATATCTACGAGAACAAATTATCAATGGAAGCAGTGGAGTCTGGGGAGATAAGGTAATGCCCGCTCACCCAGATTTAGAATCCTTATCTGTTAATCAAATCGTTGCCTATATCCAATCTCTGGCTGGGGAGAAAAACAAAAAACCGAGTTTGCCAGCCAAAGGAAGCTATACGCCTGAAGCCTCACAGGCCAACAAGGTATTAGTAATGACTGCCAGTTATACGGATCAGGGAGGAACAGAAGCAAAGCCACTTACGGGCATCAAAAAGATTGCCCTGAAAAGTAGCAGCATAGGATTTACAGAAGATACGCCTAATCAGGGATTCCGTCATGTGAAGTTTGGAGAGATGAATCTCCTGATTGCTCCTCGTGATGGAGGCTGGTTTGCTGTAGAAGATATTGATCTTACAGGTGTACGCTCTTCCAATCTCTTGCTAGGCTGGCAGAATGCTCCAGATAAAGGTATGAAGTTTGAATTGAGGCTAGGTGCTGCAGATGGAGAAGTAATAGGAAAGGGAGGCTTTGCAAAGCCTGCTTCCGGAGCACAAGGAGCAATGGTCAATATAAAATTGACGAAAGAACTCACAGGAAGCCAAAGTCTTTACTTTGTGTATGCTCCTTCAGAAGGGGAAAAGATAAAGGAAGGGATGTTTACAGCAGTAAGTTCTCTTAGCTTCTCTGGAAAATAA
- a CDS encoding OstA-like protein produces the protein MGKKLIIYSAFLCLLFFPGKGWTQVVPTFSDPPPDSTATDSLEDDRIKILNSDLLMFEKVDGIPIQKLIGNVRIQQDSTFFYCDSAYHYETQNRLEAYDNVRIEMSDSVTLTGDRLIYFSDTKIAEVYDNITLTDQEAILTTDRMTYQRVEDFGFYEDGGELLNGTDTLTSKLGYYYPQTKDAFFRGDVVLMSPDYNLETDTLGYNTDTKVAKFLTFTKIISEDGEITTTNGNYSTEDKKINLFERSTVEDSSYVLTADSLRYEDQDNMGYALGNVYIQEEDSSLEIRGQYGQFNRKTDESMVTQDPVAIQFMEDDTLYMFADTLLSLNIKRPVEEADSLKQDSISVGADSLIQNLAQRDSLLKDKPAIDSTIATLPDLQIEKPSAVIPDSAYEQLQKAPALGQVPTDSSSLTGVNPFSIKPPDDSLAVDTLGRRDSVESRVFRAYKNVRLFMNDMQGRADSLIYMFDDSMIYMYQKPVLWADESQITGDSIIIWMKDSKIDSMWVGANAFLASKEDTVGYNQIKGKEMRAKFVDNKLYRLHVIGNSESIYFAKNEDDSTNIFYEGMNQALAQEMFMYFVDNEIQRIVFVSKPEGTFYPFFEVVFKENKLDGLIWRGEERPEKPEIFVKLPGVPIQLPLSIPQSDTSSSPPRGEKR, from the coding sequence ATGGGAAAGAAACTTATTATATATAGTGCCTTTTTGTGTCTCCTTTTTTTCCCTGGTAAAGGGTGGACACAGGTAGTTCCTACATTTTCAGATCCTCCGCCTGATAGTACGGCTACTGATTCCCTGGAAGATGACAGAATCAAGATCCTGAATTCTGATTTGTTGATGTTTGAGAAGGTTGATGGAATCCCCATTCAGAAATTGATTGGCAATGTTCGTATTCAACAAGACTCAACCTTCTTCTATTGCGATAGTGCCTATCATTATGAAACTCAAAACCGTCTGGAAGCATATGATAATGTCAGGATCGAAATGTCTGATAGTGTCACCTTGACGGGAGATAGACTGATTTATTTCTCTGATACCAAAATTGCCGAGGTCTATGATAATATAACCCTGACCGATCAGGAAGCTATATTGACGACGGATCGGATGACTTATCAACGTGTAGAAGATTTTGGATTTTATGAGGATGGAGGGGAGTTGTTAAATGGTACAGATACGCTTACCAGTAAATTGGGGTATTACTATCCCCAGACCAAGGATGCCTTTTTCAGGGGAGATGTGGTCTTGATGAGTCCGGACTATAATCTGGAAACGGATACTCTGGGATATAATACTGATACCAAGGTGGCTAAATTCCTCACCTTTACAAAGATCATCAGTGAAGATGGAGAGATTACTACAACTAATGGTAACTATTCGACAGAAGATAAAAAGATCAACCTCTTTGAAAGAAGTACGGTAGAAGATTCCAGTTATGTGTTGACGGCTGATTCTTTGCGCTATGAAGATCAGGATAATATGGGGTATGCGCTTGGAAATGTATATATACAGGAAGAGGACTCCAGTTTGGAGATAAGGGGACAGTATGGACAGTTTAATAGGAAGACGGATGAAAGTATGGTGACCCAGGATCCGGTTGCTATCCAGTTTATGGAGGATGATACCCTCTATATGTTTGCAGATACTTTATTGTCACTTAATATAAAGCGGCCTGTTGAGGAAGCTGATTCTCTCAAGCAGGATAGCATAAGTGTAGGGGCGGATAGTTTGATTCAGAATCTGGCACAAAGAGACAGCTTACTAAAGGATAAACCAGCTATTGATTCAACGATTGCTACACTGCCTGATTTGCAGATAGAAAAGCCTTCGGCTGTTATTCCTGATTCTGCTTACGAGCAATTGCAAAAAGCTCCTGCCTTGGGTCAGGTACCTACTGATTCCAGCTCTTTAACAGGCGTAAATCCCTTTTCCATTAAACCTCCGGATGATAGCCTGGCTGTTGATACGCTGGGGAGGAGGGATTCTGTGGAAAGCAGGGTCTTTCGAGCTTATAAGAATGTCCGACTCTTTATGAATGATATGCAGGGGAGGGCTGATTCCTTGATTTATATGTTTGATGACTCAATGATCTATATGTACCAGAAACCGGTACTGTGGGCAGATGAAAGTCAGATAACAGGAGATAGTATCATTATCTGGATGAAAGATAGTAAGATTGATTCTATGTGGGTTGGAGCCAATGCTTTTCTGGCTTCTAAAGAAGATACGGTTGGGTACAATCAGATCAAGGGGAAAGAGATGCGGGCAAAGTTTGTGGACAATAAACTCTACCGTCTTCATGTCATTGGCAACTCAGAGAGTATCTATTTCGCCAAAAATGAAGATGACAGCACCAATATCTTTTATGAGGGCATGAACCAGGCATTGGCTCAGGAAATGTTCATGTATTTCGTGGACAATGAAATTCAGCGAATCGTCTTTGTTTCTAAACCTGAAGGAACCTTCTATCCTTTTTTCGAAGTTGTCTTCAAAGAAAATAAGCTCGATGGCTTGATATGGCGGGGAGAAGAACGACCCGAAAAGCCTGAAATTTTTGTAAAGCTTCCTGGAGTTCCTATACAGCTCCCTTTATCTATTCCACAATCTGATACTTCTTCTTCACCACCTCGCGGGGAAAAGCGTTGA
- a CDS encoding LexA family transcriptional regulator, with protein MGDKDSMVIDKNLKFLRKRKGLTQQELANHLGVRRASIGAYEEGRATPRYDTLERVSDFFQVSIDLLIKENLTELSEEDFENFQNAKAMMDAEGKRLRILPITIDHEGRENIEYVHQKASAGYLNGYADPEYIEELPKFQLPMLGNGTYRAFEIKGDSMLPLKPGTIVIGEYVQDWTEIKEGQTYILASTTEGVVYKRIFNRTANDGSKLLTLKSDNPAYPPYEVRIEDVREIWKAKMFMSQEFPDPDISLEKLSSIVLDLQQEVIRMKRPGSN; from the coding sequence ATGGGAGACAAAGACTCGATGGTTATCGACAAAAACCTAAAATTTCTGCGCAAGAGAAAGGGGCTTACCCAACAGGAGCTAGCCAATCACCTTGGAGTAAGGAGAGCTTCTATAGGTGCTTATGAAGAAGGAAGGGCGACTCCCCGCTATGATACCCTTGAGCGGGTATCTGATTTCTTCCAGGTTTCTATAGACTTGCTTATCAAAGAAAACCTTACGGAACTCAGTGAGGAGGATTTTGAAAATTTCCAAAATGCGAAAGCAATGATGGATGCGGAAGGAAAAAGACTTCGTATCCTTCCTATTACTATAGACCATGAAGGCCGGGAAAACATCGAATATGTTCACCAAAAGGCATCTGCCGGTTACCTCAATGGATATGCCGATCCTGAGTATATCGAAGAGCTCCCCAAGTTCCAGCTTCCTATGTTGGGCAATGGAACATACAGAGCTTTTGAGATTAAGGGAGATTCTATGCTTCCTTTGAAACCAGGCACCATTGTTATTGGTGAGTATGTACAGGATTGGACAGAGATCAAAGAAGGTCAAACCTATATTCTAGCATCCACTACTGAAGGTGTTGTTTATAAGCGAATCTTTAACCGAACTGCCAATGACGGTAGCAAATTGTTGACCTTGAAGTCAGACAATCCAGCTTATCCGCCCTATGAGGTTCGTATAGAAGATGTGCGGGAGATTTGGAAAGCAAAGATGTTCATGAGCCAGGAATTCCCTGATCCGGATATCTCTCTTGAGAAACTCTCCTCGATCGTTCTTGACTTACAACAGGAAGTCATTCGCATGAAACGTCCTGGCAGTAATTAA
- a CDS encoding GH3 auxin-responsive promoter family protein: MSLKTFVSKIWARSLARKYQKMSENALSLQEKTFHQLIQTAKHTAFGQAHDFASIKKPDDFRKNVPIRDYEKAKEWFDRIYQGEANVSWPGKPLYLAKTSGTTSGAKYIPISKASIRKQVNAARDALLLYIAESGKASFLDGKMMFLSGSPEIENNKHGLRTGRLSGIVNHFVPNYLQSNKVPSYEANIIDDWEVKVKRIVEEVKDKDLRLISGIPPWVQMFFEELEAQTGKTPLEVWPNLSLFVQGGVDYNPYKPIFEGYFGSNVDISEVYPASEGFFAFQNSQKDDGLLLLPDQGIYYEFIPMDEYGKENPKRLGLSEVKLNEQYALIISTNAGLWAYDIGDTIKFTSLNPWKIRVSGRVKHFISAFGEHVIQEEVNKAMIAATATTGASFQEFTVAPLIKEEKGTSAHEWFVEFNKEPENMEAFAEILDAEMRKLNPYYEDLRAGNILKIAQIRKLKNNACRDYMKSIGKLGGQNKFPRLSNERKIAEALNGFILD; this comes from the coding sequence ATGAGTCTCAAGACTTTTGTCAGTAAAATATGGGCCCGTTCACTCGCTCGCAAGTATCAAAAGATGAGCGAAAATGCCCTCAGCCTCCAGGAAAAAACTTTCCATCAACTTATTCAGACGGCAAAGCATACCGCCTTTGGGCAGGCCCATGATTTTGCCTCGATAAAAAAGCCTGATGATTTCAGGAAGAATGTTCCCATCAGGGACTATGAAAAGGCCAAAGAATGGTTTGATCGAATCTACCAGGGAGAAGCAAATGTAAGTTGGCCCGGCAAACCATTATACCTCGCAAAAACATCAGGAACCACCTCCGGAGCCAAATACATTCCCATTTCAAAAGCCTCTATCCGGAAACAAGTCAATGCAGCTCGTGATGCCTTGCTGCTCTATATAGCTGAAAGCGGTAAAGCATCCTTTCTCGATGGAAAAATGATGTTTCTATCTGGTAGTCCTGAAATAGAGAATAATAAACATGGCCTACGAACGGGTAGGCTCTCCGGGATCGTCAATCATTTTGTACCCAATTACCTCCAAAGCAATAAGGTTCCCAGTTATGAAGCTAATATTATCGATGATTGGGAGGTGAAAGTAAAACGTATTGTAGAAGAGGTAAAAGATAAAGACCTCCGCCTCATCTCCGGGATTCCTCCCTGGGTACAGATGTTCTTTGAAGAACTTGAAGCCCAAACAGGAAAAACGCCCCTGGAAGTATGGCCAAATCTTAGCCTGTTTGTTCAGGGAGGAGTTGATTATAATCCCTACAAACCCATATTCGAAGGATACTTTGGGAGCAATGTGGACATCTCAGAAGTTTATCCCGCTTCAGAGGGATTTTTCGCCTTTCAAAACTCTCAAAAAGATGATGGCCTTCTTCTATTGCCAGATCAGGGAATTTACTACGAATTCATCCCTATGGATGAGTATGGGAAAGAAAATCCAAAGCGACTAGGTCTTTCCGAAGTCAAACTCAACGAACAATATGCCCTCATCATTTCTACCAATGCAGGACTTTGGGCCTATGACATCGGAGATACCATAAAATTCACTTCCTTAAATCCCTGGAAGATCCGGGTGTCTGGCAGGGTCAAGCATTTCATCAGTGCCTTTGGAGAACATGTAATCCAGGAAGAAGTCAATAAGGCTATGATTGCTGCCACAGCAACTACAGGTGCAAGTTTTCAGGAATTTACCGTAGCCCCTCTCATCAAGGAAGAAAAAGGAACTTCTGCACATGAGTGGTTTGTAGAGTTTAATAAAGAACCAGAAAACATGGAAGCATTTGCTGAGATCCTGGATGCTGAAATGCGAAAGCTCAATCCTTATTATGAAGACCTGCGTGCGGGTAACATCCTCAAGATTGCACAGATCAGAAAATTGAAAAACAATGCTTGCCGTGATTACATGAAATCCATTGGAAAGTTGGGCGGGCAGAATAAATTTCCGAGATTAAGTAATGAACGGAAGATTGCAGAGGCGCTAAACGGATTTATTTTAGATTAG
- a CDS encoding MarR family transcriptional regulator, translated as MQKVSNGELNNLQGTSNLERQLLMMRDAFRQHQNEIRKKYKISANEMEIILYVNDFGPQRMKGVGEQFKIKFSTLTSLVDKIERLNLVKRVNSKEDRRSILVTITKKGKKMLEEYNSQIKSLADRITEITQSEDLPQIVATLEQATA; from the coding sequence ATGCAGAAGGTATCTAATGGCGAATTAAACAACTTGCAAGGAACGTCCAACCTGGAGAGACAATTACTTATGATGAGAGATGCTTTTCGTCAGCATCAGAATGAAATCAGAAAAAAGTATAAAATCTCTGCCAATGAGATGGAGATCATATTATATGTAAATGATTTTGGTCCTCAGAGAATGAAGGGAGTCGGTGAGCAGTTCAAAATAAAATTCAGCACACTAACCAGCCTGGTTGACAAAATTGAGAGATTGAATCTCGTAAAAAGAGTCAACTCTAAAGAAGACCGCCGTTCAATCCTGGTAACTATTACCAAGAAAGGCAAAAAAATGCTAGAAGAGTACAACAGTCAAATCAAATCTCTGGCTGATCGTATTACTGAGATTACTCAGTCTGAAGACTTACCTCAGATTGTAGCAACTTTAGAGCAGGCAACTGCTTAA
- a CDS encoding protein kinase translates to MSDLNTTIPVIVLAYANERSEKGFLRQLTTELKTVMQALEPSVQKGRVHLKVIPAATQEEIVEVFQDEWYSNRIQIFHYGGHAAKDQLWLETEDGGNESFFSLGLAKFLGAQKGLRLVFLNGCATEDHARLMLAEDIPAIIATSEKINDLMARRFAEVFYSGMAGGASIEESFAEAEGILLGSYGPSSFVIETGKRSLYWEEEESEQGLDLPWKLALKEGSSWFPAQWRLFYKLDEDANEDEESIDAKEFVGETINNYRILELLGSGSLGSVYKALHIGLNEERAIKITHRVIEGYDYLKDIVLAGNKGLASIKHANVVKFYDVGEVQLFGQKRMYMVMELVNGDRLDKVGIESLCTEPASLVDLVVQIASGLEAAHKTSFTDAAGMPREGIIHGNLKTRKILLSEGKSPKLIDFLFADISRNYQIKLDIPEDVQKKKKAERLSRYFPEEVLSGKSPVSKKTDIYSLGAVLFEVFSRGKAIADFDFKSVNSLHRFVKSETQIIPLNVSKAIFKATRKDPDERYDAMNEMIQDLLLNVSWFKKILYWLRRK, encoded by the coding sequence ATGTCAGATCTGAACACTACTATCCCAGTCATTGTACTCGCATATGCCAATGAACGTAGCGAAAAAGGCTTCCTAAGACAATTGACTACGGAGTTGAAAACTGTCATGCAGGCCCTTGAGCCTTCGGTACAAAAAGGCCGGGTACACCTCAAAGTAATCCCGGCAGCCACACAAGAGGAAATCGTTGAGGTTTTTCAGGACGAATGGTACAGTAATCGCATTCAGATTTTTCATTACGGAGGGCATGCTGCTAAAGATCAATTGTGGCTGGAAACAGAAGATGGAGGAAACGAATCTTTTTTCTCTCTGGGATTGGCGAAATTCCTGGGAGCTCAGAAAGGTCTTCGACTGGTTTTCTTAAATGGATGTGCTACAGAGGACCATGCCAGACTTATGTTGGCAGAGGATATCCCAGCGATCATTGCTACCTCTGAAAAGATCAATGATCTTATGGCCAGACGCTTTGCAGAAGTATTTTATTCAGGCATGGCAGGAGGCGCATCTATAGAAGAATCTTTTGCTGAGGCCGAAGGAATCTTACTAGGTTCATATGGACCAAGTAGTTTTGTCATCGAAACAGGCAAACGATCTCTATACTGGGAAGAAGAGGAAAGCGAACAAGGGCTTGACCTTCCCTGGAAGCTGGCCCTTAAAGAAGGGAGCTCCTGGTTTCCGGCACAGTGGCGTTTATTTTACAAGTTGGATGAGGATGCAAATGAGGATGAAGAATCCATAGATGCCAAAGAGTTTGTTGGGGAGACCATCAACAATTACCGCATACTTGAGCTTTTGGGTTCGGGGAGCCTGGGTTCAGTCTATAAGGCACTACATATCGGATTAAATGAAGAACGTGCTATAAAAATTACACACCGGGTAATCGAAGGTTACGATTATCTGAAAGACATAGTTCTTGCAGGAAATAAAGGATTGGCTTCCATCAAACATGCCAACGTGGTCAAGTTCTATGATGTTGGAGAAGTGCAACTTTTTGGCCAAAAACGCATGTATATGGTCATGGAATTGGTGAACGGAGACCGCCTCGATAAAGTTGGTATTGAGAGCCTTTGTACTGAGCCTGCAAGCCTGGTTGACCTGGTCGTTCAGATCGCGTCGGGTCTTGAAGCCGCACATAAAACCAGCTTCACTGATGCCGCCGGTATGCCACGCGAAGGAATCATTCACGGTAACTTGAAAACTCGAAAAATCCTTCTCAGTGAAGGAAAAAGCCCTAAATTGATTGATTTCCTTTTCGCAGACATCAGCCGTAATTATCAAATAAAACTAGATATTCCTGAAGACGTACAGAAGAAAAAGAAAGCCGAAAGACTTTCTCGGTATTTTCCTGAAGAGGTTCTTTCCGGCAAATCTCCTGTCAGCAAAAAAACAGATATCTATTCTTTAGGAGCTGTATTATTTGAAGTATTCTCAAGAGGTAAGGCAATCGCAGATTTTGACTTCAAATCGGTAAATTCCCTTCATAGATTTGTAAAAAGCGAAACTCAGATTATTCCGTTAAATGTGAGTAAAGCTATATTCAAAGCGACCCGAAAAGATCCAGACGAGAGATACGATGCAATGAATGAGATGATTCAGGACTTGCTGCTAAACGTATCCTGGTTCAAAAAAATCCTTTACTGGTTGCGCAGAAAATAG
- a CDS encoding M15 family metallopeptidase, translating to MKTLSGFSGLLLLLLSLLIACAPSKSGSTDSESQDSISVEIDSIEIPVPTDSALLYEEPDTSDLERTLISQGLVNVLTVVDDIVVEMKYSTTDNFLAEDVYEDYTHCYLQKEVADKLAKVQASIKSKDERLSIIVFDCVRPRSVQYKMWEIVKGTDQQKYVAAPGGSGSMHNYGAAVDLSLVHLDTGYVDMGTPFDFFGDLAQPRYEEQYLKEGKLSQDQFNNRRLFRGAMLQAGFHGILSEWWHFNAFPREVVKKKYQIVE from the coding sequence ATGAAAACATTGTCTGGCTTTTCCGGGCTATTATTACTCCTTCTCTCTCTCCTTATTGCTTGCGCTCCCTCAAAAAGCGGTTCGACTGATTCCGAATCTCAGGATTCTATTTCCGTCGAAATTGATAGTATCGAAATACCGGTACCTACTGATTCTGCCCTGCTTTATGAGGAACCCGATACTTCGGACCTGGAACGCACCCTCATTTCTCAAGGACTGGTCAATGTGCTGACTGTTGTAGATGATATCGTAGTAGAGATGAAATACAGCACTACAGATAATTTTCTGGCTGAAGATGTCTATGAAGATTATACCCATTGCTATCTACAGAAAGAGGTAGCCGATAAGTTGGCCAAGGTTCAGGCTAGTATAAAATCTAAAGATGAAAGACTTAGCATCATCGTCTTTGATTGTGTGAGGCCGCGATCTGTTCAATACAAGATGTGGGAGATCGTAAAAGGAACCGATCAACAGAAATATGTTGCAGCTCCCGGTGGAAGCGGCTCTATGCATAATTATGGCGCAGCCGTTGACTTATCGCTGGTGCACCTTGATACAGGATATGTAGATATGGGAACTCCTTTTGATTTCTTTGGGGATCTGGCACAGCCGAGATATGAAGAACAATATTTAAAGGAAGGAAAGCTCAGCCAGGATCAATTCAACAACCGCAGGTTGTTTAGAGGAGCTATGCTACAAGCCGGATTCCATGGAATACTTTCTGAATGGTGGCACTTCAACGCTTTTCCCCGCGAGGTGGTGAAGAAGAAGTATCAGATTGTGGAATAG